A window of Oncorhynchus nerka isolate Pitt River linkage group LG4, Oner_Uvic_2.0, whole genome shotgun sequence contains these coding sequences:
- the yrk gene encoding tyrosine-protein kinase Fgr isoform X1, giving the protein MGCAHCKQKKAAAKAASAELSDPSPSNSPDGVVSTALAMPRYHPGPTHPTIPDFNKPFGSACFPNTNAQTGAGGVTGGGVTLFIALYDYDARTEDDLSFQKGEKFHIINNTEGDWWEARSLDTGKSGYVPSNYVAPVDSIQAEEWYFGKMGRKDAERQLLGLENPRGTFLIRESETTKGAYSLSIRDWDDGKGDHVKHYKIRKLDNGGYYITTRTQFDTVHQLVQHYTERAAGLCCRLIGSCRRGMPKLADLSVKTKDVWEIPRESLQLIKKLGNGQFGEVWMGMWNGTTKVAVKTLKPGTMSPEAFLEEAQIMKRLRHDKLVQLYAVVSEEPIYIITEFMSQGSLLDFLKDGEGGNLKLPQLVDMAAQIAAGMAYIERMNYIHRDLRAANILVGENLVCKIADFGLARLIEDNEYTARQGAKFPIKWTAPEAALYGRFTIKSDVWSFGILLTELVTKGRVPYPGMNNREVLEQVERGYRMPCAVGCPASLHELMVQCWRREADERHTFEYLQGFLEDYFTATEPQYQPGENL; this is encoded by the exons ATGGGCTGTGCCCACTGTAAACAGAAAAAGGCTGCAGCCAAGGCGGCTTCAGCCGAGCTGTCTGACCCATCTCCTAGCAACAGCCCTGATGGGGTTGTGTCTACAGCATTGGCCATGCCCCGTTATCACCCTGGCCCCACCCACCCGACAATACCTGACTTCAACAAGCCTTTTGGCTCCGCCTGTTTTCCTAATACCAACGCACAAACCGGCGCAGGGGGCGTCACAG gtggaggtgtaacTCTCTTCATAGCATTGTATGACTATGATGCTCGTACTGAAGATGACCTGTCCTTCCAGAAGGGAGAGAAGTTCCACATTATCAACAACAC AGAGGGGGACTGGTGGGAGGCCCGGTCGTTGGACACTGGGAAGTCTGGTTATGTCCCTAGTAACTATGTAGCTCCTGTAGACTCTAtacaggctgagga gtggtaTTTCGGTAAGATGGGGAGAAAGGATGCAGAGAGACAGCTCCTGGGACTGGAGAACCCCAGAGGAACATTCCTtatcagagagagtgagaccaCCAAGG GTGCCTACTCTCTGTCTATCCGGGACTGGGATGATGGTAAAGGTGACCACGTCAAACATTATAAGATCAGGAAGCTTGACAATGGAGGATATTATATCACAACACGCACACAGTTCGACACCGTGCATCAACTCGTGCAGCACTACACAG AGCGAGCAGCAGGTTTGTGCTGTAGGTTGATTGGGAGCTGTAGGCGGGGCATGCCTAAGCTAGCCGACCTATCGGTGAAGACCAAGGACGTGTGGGAGATTCCCAGAGAATCTCTCCAGCTGATTAAGAAGCTGGGCAACGGGCAGTTTGGAGAAGTCTGGATGG gtaTGTGGAACGGCACCACCAAGGTAGCAGTGAAGACATTGAAGCCAGGCACCATGTCTCCAGAGGCTTTCCTAGAAGAGGCTCAGATCATGAAGAGACTGAGGCATGACAAGCTGGTGCAGCTGTACGCTGTGGTCTCTGAAGAACCCATCTACATCATCACAGAGTTCATGAGCCAAG GTAGcttactggacttcctgaaggacGGGGAAGGAGGGAATCTGAAGCTGCCTCAACTGGTGGATATGGCTGCTCAG atagcGGCAGGCATGGCATATATAGAGCGTATGAACTACATCCATCGTGATCTGCGAGCGGCTAACATTCTGGTCGGGGAAAATCTGGTGTGCAAGATCGCTGACTTTGGTTTGGCCAGACTCATAGAGGACAATGAGTACACAGCCAGACAAG GAGCCAAGTTCCCCATCAAGTGGACAGCTCCTGAAGCAGCTCTATACGGGCGCTTCACCATCAAGTCTGATGTGTGGAGCTTTGGTATCCTGCTCACTGAACTCGTCACAAAAGGACGCGTGCCTTACCCAG gtatgaaTAACCGCGAGGTCCTGGAGCAGGTGGAGAGAGGCTACAGGATGCCCTGTGCGGTGGGTTGTCCTGCCTCCCTCCATGAGCTGATGGTGCAGTGTTGGCGGAGAGAGGCGGACGAGAGACACACCTTTGAATACCTGCAGGGCTTCCTGGAGGACTACTTTACTGCTACTGAACCCCAGTACCAGCCTGGAGAGAACCTGTga
- the yrk gene encoding tyrosine-protein kinase Fgr isoform X2 has protein sequence MGCAHCKQKKAAAKAASAELSDPSPSNSPDGVVSTALAMPRYHPGPTHPTIPDFNKPFGSACFPNTNAQTGAGGVTGGGVTLFIALYDYDARTEDDLSFQKGEKFHIINNTEGDWWEARSLDTGKSGYVPSNYVAPVDSIQAEEWYFGKMGRKDAERQLLGLENPRGTFLIRESETTKGAYSLSIRDWDDGKGDHVKHYKIRKLDNGGYYITTRTQFDTVHQLVQHYTGCNDGLCYFLTTPCPNATPLTLGLGRDAWEVARKTLALNRKLGQGCFGDVWMGMWNGTTKVAVKTLKPGTMSPEAFLEEAQIMKRLRHDKLVQLYAVVSEEPIYIITEFMSQGSLLDFLKDGEGGNLKLPQLVDMAAQIAAGMAYIERMNYIHRDLRAANILVGENLVCKIADFGLARLIEDNEYTARQGAKFPIKWTAPEAALYGRFTIKSDVWSFGILLTELVTKGRVPYPGMNNREVLEQVERGYRMPCAVGCPASLHELMVQCWRREADERHTFEYLQGFLEDYFTATEPQYQPGENL, from the exons ATGGGCTGTGCCCACTGTAAACAGAAAAAGGCTGCAGCCAAGGCGGCTTCAGCCGAGCTGTCTGACCCATCTCCTAGCAACAGCCCTGATGGGGTTGTGTCTACAGCATTGGCCATGCCCCGTTATCACCCTGGCCCCACCCACCCGACAATACCTGACTTCAACAAGCCTTTTGGCTCCGCCTGTTTTCCTAATACCAACGCACAAACCGGCGCAGGGGGCGTCACAG gtggaggtgtaacTCTCTTCATAGCATTGTATGACTATGATGCTCGTACTGAAGATGACCTGTCCTTCCAGAAGGGAGAGAAGTTCCACATTATCAACAACAC AGAGGGGGACTGGTGGGAGGCCCGGTCGTTGGACACTGGGAAGTCTGGTTATGTCCCTAGTAACTATGTAGCTCCTGTAGACTCTAtacaggctgagga gtggtaTTTCGGTAAGATGGGGAGAAAGGATGCAGAGAGACAGCTCCTGGGACTGGAGAACCCCAGAGGAACATTCCTtatcagagagagtgagaccaCCAAGG GTGCCTACTCTCTGTCTATCCGGGACTGGGATGATGGTAAAGGTGACCACGTCAAACATTATAAGATCAGGAAGCTTGACAATGGAGGATATTATATCACAACACGCACACAGTTCGACACCGTGCATCAACTCGTGCAGCACTACACAG GCTGTAACGATGGGCTGTGTTACTTTCTGACCACACCCTGTCCCAATGCCACGCCCCTCACCCTGGGGCTGGGGCGGGACGCCTGGGAGGTTGCCAGGAAAACGCTGGCCCTAAACAGAAAGTTGGGCCAGGGCTGCTTCGGAGACGTCTGGATGG gtaTGTGGAACGGCACCACCAAGGTAGCAGTGAAGACATTGAAGCCAGGCACCATGTCTCCAGAGGCTTTCCTAGAAGAGGCTCAGATCATGAAGAGACTGAGGCATGACAAGCTGGTGCAGCTGTACGCTGTGGTCTCTGAAGAACCCATCTACATCATCACAGAGTTCATGAGCCAAG GTAGcttactggacttcctgaaggacGGGGAAGGAGGGAATCTGAAGCTGCCTCAACTGGTGGATATGGCTGCTCAG atagcGGCAGGCATGGCATATATAGAGCGTATGAACTACATCCATCGTGATCTGCGAGCGGCTAACATTCTGGTCGGGGAAAATCTGGTGTGCAAGATCGCTGACTTTGGTTTGGCCAGACTCATAGAGGACAATGAGTACACAGCCAGACAAG GAGCCAAGTTCCCCATCAAGTGGACAGCTCCTGAAGCAGCTCTATACGGGCGCTTCACCATCAAGTCTGATGTGTGGAGCTTTGGTATCCTGCTCACTGAACTCGTCACAAAAGGACGCGTGCCTTACCCAG gtatgaaTAACCGCGAGGTCCTGGAGCAGGTGGAGAGAGGCTACAGGATGCCCTGTGCGGTGGGTTGTCCTGCCTCCCTCCATGAGCTGATGGTGCAGTGTTGGCGGAGAGAGGCGGACGAGAGACACACCTTTGAATACCTGCAGGGCTTCCTGGAGGACTACTTTACTGCTACTGAACCCCAGTACCAGCCTGGAGAGAACCTGTga